The following proteins are co-located in the Candidatus Methylomirabilis sp. genome:
- the dapB gene encoding 4-hydroxy-tetrahydrodipicolinate reductase, with product MIRAIVCGAAGRMGGRIIAMIHEADDFTLVGAVERPGSPSIGQDAGEVAGIGKIGVPLVDDLGTVMGKGQVVIDFTAPQATMAHLAIAAQSRVPVVIGTTGLGTADLERIRELSSAAPCVVSPNMSVGVNVLLKVLAEVALTLGEEYDVEIVETHHRFKQDAPSGTALKMAQVIAEKLGRELDKTGIYGRQGLVGARSKEEIAIHALRAGDVIGDHTVIFGGMGERIEMTHRAHSRDNFARGALRAARWVIGWPPGLYDMQDVLGLKDKGR from the coding sequence ATGATACGTGCTATTGTCTGTGGTGCGGCTGGGCGGATGGGTGGGCGGATCATCGCTATGATCCATGAGGCGGACGACTTCACACTGGTCGGGGCGGTGGAACGACCGGGTAGTCCAAGCATCGGGCAGGATGCTGGTGAGGTGGCGGGCATCGGCAAGATCGGCGTACCCCTTGTCGATGATCTGGGTACCGTGATGGGGAAAGGACAGGTGGTGATCGACTTCACCGCCCCGCAGGCCACGATGGCCCATCTGGCTATCGCGGCCCAATCGAGGGTGCCTGTTGTGATTGGGACCACGGGGTTGGGCACCGCCGATCTGGAGCGGATCAGGGAGCTTAGTTCGGCAGCTCCGTGCGTTGTCTCGCCTAATATGAGCGTCGGGGTCAACGTCCTGTTGAAGGTCCTCGCCGAGGTGGCCTTGACCCTCGGAGAGGAGTACGACGTTGAGATCGTTGAGACCCACCACCGATTCAAACAGGATGCCCCGAGCGGAACCGCGTTAAAAATGGCGCAGGTGATCGCAGAGAAGCTGGGCCGTGAACTGGACAAGACGGGAATTTACGGCCGTCAGGGATTGGTCGGAGCGCGCAGCAAAGAGGAGATCGCCATTCATGCGCTGCGGGCCGGCGACGTGATCGGAGATCATACCGTCATTTTCGGCGGCATGGGGGAGCGGATTGAGATGACGCACCGGGCCCACAGTCGGGATAATTTTGCTCGTGGCGCCTTGCGCGCGGCCAGGTGGGTCATCGGCTGGCCACCCGGTCTGTACGATATGCAGGATGTGTTGGGACTCAAGGACAAAGGTAGATAG
- the dapF gene encoding diaminopimelate epimerase, translating into MDKLIFMKMSGSGNDFIMIDNRDGRLDIEPRTLAERICRRRISVGADGLILVEPSSVADFRMRILNADGSEAEMCGNGARCVARFAEVLGIAGPHMAFETLAGIIRAQVDGSSVTLQTSRPQGMRLHQSIEVDGVAHEAHSINTGVPHAILFFSDLEAIPVRTLGHKIRFHPAFQPAGTNVDFVSRLNERTLLIRTYERGVEDETLACGTGTIAAALVAATLGLVSSPVGVRVRSGETLTVSFTGNGPEFDEVFFEGEVRLVYQGELMAEALSV; encoded by the coding sequence ATGGACAAGCTGATCTTTATGAAGATGAGTGGGAGCGGGAACGATTTCATCATGATCGATAACCGCGACGGCCGTCTTGACATAGAGCCAAGGACGTTGGCCGAACGGATCTGCCGACGGCGGATATCGGTTGGAGCCGACGGCCTGATTCTGGTCGAGCCTTCTTCAGTAGCGGATTTTCGAATGCGAATCTTGAATGCCGACGGCAGTGAGGCGGAGATGTGCGGTAATGGTGCGCGTTGCGTGGCTAGGTTCGCCGAGGTGCTGGGGATCGCCGGACCCCACATGGCCTTTGAAACGCTGGCAGGGATCATCCGAGCCCAGGTAGACGGTTCCAGTGTCACGCTCCAGACAAGTCGGCCACAAGGGATGCGCCTTCACCAATCGATCGAGGTAGATGGTGTTGCGCATGAGGCCCACAGTATCAATACAGGGGTCCCTCACGCCATTCTCTTTTTCTCGGATTTGGAGGCGATCCCAGTCCGAACCCTGGGGCACAAGATCAGGTTTCATCCGGCCTTTCAACCGGCGGGAACGAACGTCGATTTTGTCAGTCGCCTTAACGAGCGGACGCTTCTCATCCGAACTTATGAACGCGGTGTCGAGGACGAGACGCTGGCCTGTGGCACGGGGACCATCGCCGCGGCGCTGGTTGCGGCCACATTGGGGCTGGTCTCTTCCCCGGTGGGGGTCAGGGTGAGGTCCGGCGAGACGCTCACTGTGTCGTTTACCGGCAATGGGCCGGAATTTGACGAGGTCTTTTTCGAGGGAGAGGTCCGGCTGGTCTACCAGGGCGAACTGATGGCGGAGGCTCTGTCAGTGTAG
- the lysA gene encoding diaminopimelate decarboxylase, whose translation MHHFQYRGDQLMCEELPIERIAEEVGTPFYLYSHATLTHHFRTFDQAFADIPHLICFAVKANSNGATLKLFADLGGGADVVSGGELYRAMRAGIPPSRIVFAGVGKTREEMGFALKSDILMFNVESPQELRLLNDVAGAMGTKARVALRINPDVDPKTHPYISTGLKKSKFGIDISLAMEEYRVAKELRHIDVVGVHQHIGSQITEIAPFVDSLVKVAGLIVELRQHGFAIQYLDVGGGLGITYKDEDPPVPRVFAEAMIAVIKDLGCTIVLEPGRVIVGNAGVLVTKVLYDKRTPAKHFIVVDAGMNDLVRPSLYGSFHSILPARRQKGRETVMADVVGPVCESGDFLAKDRSMPAPEPGELLVVMSAGAYGHTMSSSYNSRPRLPEILVKGDRWFTIRERESYEDLIRGERALPDL comes from the coding sequence ATGCATCATTTCCAGTATCGCGGCGATCAGCTTATGTGCGAAGAACTGCCGATCGAGCGGATCGCTGAGGAGGTCGGTACCCCGTTCTATCTGTACAGCCATGCGACGCTCACGCACCATTTCCGGACCTTTGACCAGGCGTTCGCCGATATTCCCCACCTGATCTGTTTTGCGGTAAAGGCCAACTCCAACGGCGCGACCTTGAAGCTCTTTGCCGACCTTGGAGGCGGTGCCGACGTCGTATCGGGCGGGGAGTTGTATCGTGCCATGAGGGCCGGCATTCCGCCCAGCCGGATCGTCTTTGCGGGAGTGGGCAAGACCCGTGAGGAGATGGGCTTTGCCCTGAAGTCTGATATCCTGATGTTTAACGTGGAATCCCCCCAGGAACTCCGCCTGTTGAACGACGTGGCTGGGGCCATGGGGACGAAGGCGAGGGTGGCGTTGCGGATCAACCCGGACGTCGATCCTAAAACGCATCCGTATATTTCGACCGGGCTGAAAAAGAGTAAGTTCGGCATCGACATCTCCCTGGCGATGGAGGAGTACCGAGTCGCCAAGGAACTGCGCCACATCGATGTCGTTGGGGTCCATCAGCATATTGGGTCCCAGATCACCGAGATCGCGCCCTTTGTAGACAGCCTGGTGAAGGTTGCGGGGCTGATCGTCGAGCTCCGGCAACATGGCTTTGCGATTCAGTACCTGGACGTCGGTGGCGGACTCGGGATTACCTATAAGGATGAGGATCCGCCTGTGCCGCGGGTCTTCGCGGAAGCGATGATTGCAGTCATCAAGGATCTGGGCTGCACCATCGTACTGGAGCCTGGCCGGGTGATTGTTGGGAATGCGGGGGTCCTGGTGACGAAGGTTCTCTACGACAAGCGCACGCCCGCCAAGCACTTTATCGTAGTTGATGCGGGAATGAACGACCTAGTCCGCCCGAGTCTGTACGGTTCTTTCCACTCTATCCTCCCCGCGCGGCGCCAGAAAGGTCGGGAGACGGTGATGGCTGATGTGGTGGGCCCTGTCTGCGAGTCGGGAGATTTTCTGGCCAAGGACCGGTCTATGCCGGCCCCCGAGCCGGGAGAGCTGTTGGTTGTGATGAGCGCCGGCGCCTATGGCCATACGATGTCATCCAGCTATAATAGCCGACCCCGGCTGCCGGAGATCCTGGTGAAAGGAGATCGCTGGTTCACGATCCGCGAGCGGGAAAGCTACGAAGATCTGATCCGTGGCGAGCGGGCACTGCCGGATCTTTAA
- a CDS encoding DUF2442 domain-containing protein, with protein MNTVASSDPRIEKVRVTEDEIIAHLVDGRVISVPLVWSWRLSEATPAQRANFRLIGTGQGIHWPEINEDISVEGMFHGVPARRPRSRAVAARVRSARSQATPNKRTLLTRKRATSG; from the coding sequence ATGAACACTGTGGCGAGTAGCGATCCCCGCATTGAAAAGGTGCGGGTCACGGAAGACGAGATTATCGCGCATCTGGTAGACGGCCGCGTGATTAGTGTGCCGCTAGTCTGGTCCTGGCGATTGTCTGAGGCGACGCCAGCACAGCGCGCAAACTTTCGCCTCATCGGCACAGGTCAAGGAATTCATTGGCCCGAGATCAACGAGGACATCAGCGTAGAGGGGATGTTTCATGGGGTCCCAGCGCGCCGCCCAAGATCTAGGGCGGTAGCAGCCAGAGTCCGCTCGGCGCGGAGTCAGGCGACACCAAACAAGCGCACGCTGCTAACGCGCAAGAGGGCGACGAGCGGCTGA
- the dapA gene encoding 4-hydroxy-tetrahydrodipicolinate synthase, producing MFQGSMVALVTPFTGGRIDEPALRELVEFHIKNGTDAVVPCGTTGESPTLSHDEHRRVIRLVVEVTNGRIAVVAGTGSNSTAEAIDLTRYAKQAGADGALLVLPYYNKPTQAGLIAHCRAVADAAELPLILYNIPGRTGVNMLPETLAALADHPYIVGMKEATGNLEQMTRDIVLCGDKLSFLSGDDTLTLPLLAVGGRGVISVVANIVPRDVADLTHAFLGGDWKRAKEIHLKLFPLCQAMFYETNPIPVKTAMALLGMIGGELRLPLSSMSESNLNRLKAAMRAYGLIS from the coding sequence ATGTTTCAGGGATCGATGGTGGCATTGGTGACTCCCTTCACAGGCGGGAGAATTGACGAGCCGGCCCTCCGTGAGCTGGTAGAGTTTCACATCAAAAACGGCACCGATGCCGTGGTTCCTTGCGGGACGACGGGAGAGTCGCCCACTCTCAGCCATGACGAACACAGGCGGGTGATCCGGCTTGTGGTCGAGGTGACGAATGGGCGTATAGCGGTCGTCGCCGGGACCGGCTCGAACAGTACGGCTGAAGCGATCGATCTGACCCGCTATGCCAAGCAGGCCGGGGCTGATGGCGCACTTTTGGTACTCCCCTATTACAATAAGCCGACCCAGGCGGGTCTCATCGCGCACTGTCGCGCCGTTGCCGATGCGGCTGAACTGCCGTTGATCCTCTACAATATCCCGGGACGGACGGGGGTCAACATGCTGCCGGAGACGCTGGCGGCGCTGGCCGACCATCCATACATCGTCGGCATGAAGGAAGCGACCGGCAACCTGGAGCAGATGACCCGGGACATCGTCCTGTGCGGGGATAAACTCTCGTTCCTGTCCGGGGATGATACCCTGACGCTGCCGCTTCTGGCGGTAGGGGGGCGAGGGGTGATCTCGGTAGTCGCGAACATCGTACCACGTGATGTGGCCGACTTGACTCATGCGTTCCTTGGCGGCGACTGGAAGCGCGCCAAGGAGATTCACCTCAAGCTCTTCCCGCTCTGCCAGGCGATGTTCTACGAGACGAACCCGATCCCGGTCAAGACCGCCATGGCCCTTCTGGGAATGATTGGCGGTGAGCTTCGCCTGCCGCTCTCGTCGATGAGCGAGTCCAACCTGAACCGGCTTAAAGCCGCCATGCGGGCCTACGGTCTGATCTCGTGA
- a CDS encoding DUF4160 domain-containing protein → MPRIKGVLGPYRLFFTSFDCNEPPHVHVERGDRTCKFWIEPLGLARNYGFRARELNTIRRIIQTHRTTILEAWHEHCGE, encoded by the coding sequence ATGCCACGGATCAAGGGTGTTCTCGGGCCGTATCGGTTATTCTTTACGAGTTTTGACTGCAATGAGCCGCCGCACGTTCATGTGGAGCGCGGGGACAGGACCTGCAAATTCTGGATCGAGCCGCTTGGGCTTGCTCGTAACTACGGCTTCAGAGCCCGAGAGTTGAATACGATTCGCCGGATCATCCAAACCCATCGCACAACCATTCTGGAGGCATGGCATGAACACTGTGGCGAGTAG
- a CDS encoding fumarylacetoacetate hydrolase family protein yields MRIVRFVVGKQPRYGIIEDTVVREIQGDIFGKFAVTDRTHSLKRIRFLAPTEPSKIVGVGLNYRDHAEELNLQAPDEPIIFLKPSTASLPHHGRIIYPKSCGRLDYEAELGIVVKRTARAIPIEKAHRYILGYVCVNDVTARDLQRKDGQWTRSKSFDTFAPFGPWIETDLDLSDAPIRAFLNGVIRQESNINNLIFEVPYLIHFVSTVMTLYPGDVITTGTPSGIGPMRPGDTIEVEVGGIGRLSNTVTAES; encoded by the coding sequence ATGCGGATTGTGCGATTCGTCGTCGGCAAACAACCTCGATACGGTATCATCGAGGACACTGTTGTCCGGGAGATCCAGGGCGACATCTTCGGTAAGTTTGCCGTGACGGACCGGACGCATTCGCTGAAGCGGATCAGGTTCCTTGCGCCAACCGAACCCTCCAAGATCGTAGGGGTGGGTCTGAACTACCGTGATCATGCCGAGGAGTTGAATCTGCAGGCCCCGGATGAGCCGATTATCTTCTTAAAGCCGTCGACCGCGTCGCTCCCCCATCACGGCCGGATTATCTATCCGAAGTCGTGCGGTCGGTTGGATTATGAGGCGGAGCTGGGGATCGTCGTAAAGAGGACCGCGAGGGCCATACCGATCGAGAAGGCGCATCGTTATATCCTGGGGTATGTCTGCGTGAACGATGTGACAGCCAGAGACCTGCAGCGCAAGGACGGACAATGGACCCGGTCAAAATCGTTCGATACCTTTGCGCCGTTTGGCCCGTGGATCGAGACCGATCTCGACCTTTCCGATGCCCCAATCCGGGCGTTCCTGAACGGTGTAATCCGGCAGGAGTCGAACATCAATAACTTGATCTTTGAGGTGCCGTACCTGATTCATTTTGTCTCTACGGTTATGACCCTCTATCCGGGCGATGTCATTACCACCGGTACGCCTTCGGGGATTGGTCCGATGCGGCCTGGCGATACGATTGAGGTCGAGGTGGGAGGAATCGGCCGGCTGAGCAACACGGTTACCGCTGAAAGCTGA